The following DNA comes from Papaver somniferum cultivar HN1 chromosome 4, ASM357369v1, whole genome shotgun sequence.
CAGGACACCCCTAGGACATGTTCTAAAGGGACACAAATAAGGGATAGGGGGAATCAACTTCTTATTCGTTTAAATCCAAAATTTGGAGGGAACCTGTTGCAGTCAAAGGGCAGAATTATGGTttgaattttggacgtgatttgcTGGAATTGATTGGGTAAGAAATAGttcgttaagacttgtgaagatttttcgattttaaaactaaaaataagaaactcAAATAAAAGTTGGTATGAAAATTATAGAGAGACTTGGACTaaggattccgctatttaccaatatcaaagtgatttattcacatgttcaagtagattcttaattattgcaaaaatagatttttttagaaacaacaattgTTAATCGAAAGCATGAGACACCAAAACCCTAGGCCAAGCATCCTCCATCTATAGAgaacacaattgcttaacaaaaataataaaatcaatttttaatctaggcaaataatcataaattagATTGCAAAAATTGAATAATTAAGAAATACCACTTTTtatttggaaaaatagcttcctctttcACCCCAGAGattggttttagctcatcatgttggaaactatctcaaaatattagtttctCAAAGTATTGTTTATAAATgatgaaaaagagaaaaataattaGAACCCCAAATTTGCAATATCTATAGGCGTTGTAAAtgtactgttacagagaacggtAAAAGAAATGTGTTATAGTTACTGTTTTTTGAAAAGCATATAAATAGATGAAAGTTTTTTAACGAATGTCTTGGACAGgtttattcttcgtgttcttcctcttgcAGTTGCAGCCGAAAATTGAAACTCTCGATTCTCGCTCTCTGTTCTCTCCCAATCTTACTTTGTCTTCGTCTCTGACTCCCCAACACACTGTATATACTCAACATGACCAAGAATCACGCTTAATAACTCCCCAAAATTATCGAAATCTTCAATGTCATTCACGGGACAAAACTTCCTattttaactccttcacgcttctGAATGTGGTTATCCCGCTCTAATCTCGTGGAAAACAAGATCAGAAGGAGTCCAACTCCCTCTAGCCACATGCAGTCCTCCAATCACATCACACACTTCTTAGAAATCGACCCGAGAATATGTATCCTCCATGTTTTGCTTCGATTAGATTATCTAGCAAAAGTGAatcgaatccaacacccatatcatCCATGTCTATCTCAAAGGAGCAAACCCAAtcaattttagccattgaatctccttaaatcacGTCAAAATTTCGAAGCCTAATTTTCCTCTTTGACCTCAACATATTCCCGCAAATTTCTGAATTCAAACGAAGGAAAAGGTGGATACCCTCTATTCTCTTCCAGGATCCCTTCAACACATGTCCTAGGGGTGCCCTGGGTATTTTTTGAGAAATTTTTTCCCCGAAAGTTTTATTccagaatatatatataaatacataaaaccacaatattagtacaaaaatgagTTCCAACACGAGAAAAACTGGGAACAAATtatacacataaatgtgtctatcagtccgTCAGAATCGGTGTCAAATAGACTGAATCTGTTTGAATATGCACATGTATTGTAGTCTTGGTGATTGTTGTTGGTGTCTTGGTGTCTGTTGTTTATAAATGTATCTTGGtgtctgttgttgttgtttccaTTGTTGTTGATAAATGTATTTTGGCGTCTGTTGTTGTTGCTTCCGTTGTTCTTGAGGTCTTAGATGTTGTCAGAGATCTCAAATTCTAGCTGAAGTTGATGATGATACAACTAAATATCGAGTTCTGCTAGAGAGAAAACAAGTCCAACTTCCGAGTTAACAATTAAAACCTACAAATTAGTGAAGAGACCTCAAATAAACCCCAAGCAAAAAAAGATGAACCAAGAACAAAACCAGTTGAAACAAGCAGATTAAAATCTAATAACAATAGAAGAGTTAGAATAATCAAACTTTAAAATATAAATAACAATCGAtttaaaagaaatataaaatttatGGTTGAATCCAAATAGCTCAGATTCAGAACCAAAAACTAAATGGAAAAATTGAAAAACCGAGCAAATAGAAGAAAAGATGCTAAGATTGAATATAGGTTGAAGTCGTCTTGCACAGAGCGGCTCCTTCATTTCAGGCGGATAAGATTTGCGTTGCGTTTTTATTAGGAGAATGAGAGCTTCTTAGCCATTTATATTACTCAAAGTAATGATAGAGGctgaaaatacgaaggaacaTCGATATTCTTCAACCAACCAATTGTTCTTAAAACAACAAGAAGCTAAGGCATGGTTAATAACATGGATCACTGATCATCATTTCCCTAAGAAATATTTCAGATAGTAACATTTCTTGCAGATAAATAACAACGATATACACACATTGAAGGTGTGTCCCGCGATCTGCACCGTGAAGAAATCCAAGGGCTGTTAGGACACCATAGGGGAGATTTGCAGGGGATGGGGTAAAAGGTGGGGTCCACCATCTTTTTTTCTCTCACACCAAAATCACGGTGCTCCTTTTCGGTACACCGAACATTTTCCGATAAATAAGCATCAAAAGAAATCTAGCATCTCCATCAAGACCAAGATTAAAGTCTGTTGACTGTATTTCTACATGGGCCACGATGAAGACGCAAAAGCCCAAAGTCATACAGACTCACCTATCTGGTCTGGTGTGCTTCTATCGTATAAGCCGGGTGTCCTGTAAAAGAGTCTTCAAGTTTTCTACTtaactttctttttcttcatcctcagctATTTCATTTGACTTCTCATAATTTCTTACACGACAAGTCCAAACAGTCTCTCTTTCTCCCTGAAATTCTCAAGAAATGGATCCCAAGGCTGATAAATTGGTGAGGAAAACAGCAATGGTGGCTTCTGTAACTGCAGCATATTTTCTCTTGACTTCTGATTATGGAAATCAACCCAATATTCTTGACCCTGTAAGTATCTCAACAAAATTCATACTTATCTGTTGTTTCTTGAGCTGTAAatgcatgtttttaggtttatctcCTTTGATTGTTTGTGGGTTTGCTGtgtgttttgattttttgatgtgGGTTTCTTCCAAtttgtttgttggtgaagctggTGTGCTCTTTTGGGGGGATTTTGTGTATGTGTAGATTGGAGACTTTGCCCCATAGCTTTAATCATCAAAAGAGTTAGTGGGTACTAGTTTGTATttaattgttaaaaaaaaattgggttttccTTGGCCCTTGTTACTAGAAGGGATTTGTTTACATTGTTGGTTAGATTACATAGGTCTGTGTTGAATTTTGGACAGGATAGTGGTAACCACAAACAGTGAACGTTGGATAAGAATTGAAGTAATTGGTGTTCCAATTTTCATAAGAATTCTCCAGTTCATGATTCGGGTTCAAGTCAGAAAGTGCACATTGATTCAATAGTGTGGCGGTTTTCCAATTTTCTTGTCATAATTTTCTTTGCCAAATAGAAAACACTCGGAAATCCTCCGAACCCATTTCTTTAGTTCCCAAAATCTGGAATTGAGAAAAGGAATTGGGATGTCATAATTGTTGTTTTGGCAGAAGTGTTGTCGATCCCCAATGTTACCTCTACTTTAGAGGTGTTTTCCCTTTTCATATTGATTTGCATATACTTGCTTTTCGGTATGAAACATAGTGATTGTACTTGGGTATTTCGAAATTGACTTTTGATGGCAGAGCAAAGAGAGTCGTTTATTGGTGGTGATTTTTGAGAAATTCTGTTGTTCCCAATGTTACCTGTACACGGTGATGTTCTTGCTTTCATGTTGAGTTCCGCACATGGTTTCTTGGGATTATGTCTTACTAAAATGCTTCCTGTGTGAAGGATTTTTGGGTAAGATAATAATGACACCCACAAGCAGTTAAGGTTATATAAGAATTGAAGTAATTGGggattcaaattttcaaaagaaTTTGGCAGAAGTATTGTTGATCCCCAATGTTACCTCTACTATAGCGATGTTTTCCCTTTTCATATTGATTTACATATACTTGCTTTTCGAATTGACTTTTGATGGCAGAACAAAGAGACTCATTTCTTGGTTATTTTTGGGAAATTTTGTTGTTTCCAATGTTACCTGTACTCGGTGATGTTTTTGCTTTTCATGTTGAATTCCACAAATGGTTTCATGGGATATTGTCTTACTAAGAATGCTTCCTGTGTAACATCTGAACTGATCGGAATGGGTAATTTGGAAGCCAAGTTATTGCCTCTTGCTTAATGCGTTTCTGACTGCATTTGTACAAGCTTTAGCTTGAATCCATTCTTATCTTCTGTTTTTAAATTTGTAAGCGGCATGAAATTGCAGGTAGAAAATACATTTATAGTTGTAATAGGAAATGAGCCTAATGCCCTAAGTTTGTGATTTCAGATCAAGAGCAAAATACTATCAGCTGAAAGTACCGTGAAGGAATTCATCTTTGGCCCGAAGAAAGAGTCTCAAGTAAGCAAAGTTGGTGGTGAAGTAGTGACTCCTGCTGCCGAAAAGCAGCCTTGACTAATATCAAATCTCACATAGAACAGAAGAATAAAGAATATAGAAGAGAAAGGTAACATGAAATGGATATCAAAGTGTTCTTTTAGCTGCTTTTACGATTTTCAGCTGTTGGTGTTGGTGAAAGACTGAAAGTATAATCTAGTGTAGAAATTTCGGATCCGTAAACTTTGATACCGATAAAGTTGTGTAAATACTAAATGGTATCAGTTGATCAACTTGTTTCCTTCTTAATTTTGACTATTCGAAGTCCTTGTGAACCCCAATGCATGAGATGTTTTCAATAATATAACTCGGTGTGCATGATATGATGGCTTCTAAGCTTCTTATACCAACTTGCAAAACTCTCAGATGAGGTCTGGAGGTGCTTTCATGAAAATGTTTACCAGTTGCCTATGTTATTCTGTCAGGTTATCCTTTGTTAGTCGGGCAGACACTGTACTTTGTATGTTTCTAGTGTCCGTGTATATGCTACGTTTGCGCGTACACAGGAAAATTAGGAGCAGATCCGGTATTTTGACACTTGTACTGAACCACATTTGGTACCTGAACTTCAAACTAATCTGTGAAGCATAAACAACAGTTGGGTccatagctcagtggtagagcAATTGACTGCAGATCAATAGGTCACCGGTTCGAACCCGGTTGGGCCCTTTCCAACTTTTTCATTTTTTGCTCAAATATTTCTATGCTTGTTTTGTTGAAGGACTCACCAGTTTTAAGTCGATGCCTACAAGACCAACTGACCTATTGCAGTGGTGTTTGTGAAAGAAAGTCGTGACATTAATGCACAGTACATGGACTGTTTGAGATTTTAGattgaccaattaaatttattttctctaattttttttgaaaaattatcTGATTTTACAAATTTACCCACATTAGAAATCTTTTAACTTCTTCTTTAATACACAATCTTAGGACAAAAGCATTTTCTTCTAAAGTTTtttattctttatttatttaGTTTTCCTGTTATTATTCTTTTATAAAAAAGATACCGGTCTTTGATATATCCAAAATGGCCATACTGCTACCCGGAGGGAGAGAGACattttgagaaaaataatcaGTTTTTTTTATCTATAAGATGAGGTATGAAAAGAGAAGATAAAAGTTTTATATggataaatttgtaaaatcaGATATTTTTAGCGATCAACTGTTAGTTAGCCCTAGTACCATCCATTAATATTTGAAATATAGAGCATGACAAATGAGTTATGCTACTATCTTAAAAAAATTTATATGACTTACTAGGAGGCATGACAAATGAGTTATGCTACTATCTTAAAAGAGTTAAGCGATAGAATTTTTAGAGAGCGATTGTATACAACGCCAGCGATAAAATCTCTATCACCTGATATATTCATTaaatcgctcaaaattatctatatCCCAACTGTCGACCCAATATCGTCAGCAGTTGACTCTACAACACCTATAAATACCACACCTCCTCACTCATTCTCCTTCACACattctcttctctttctttctcttagATAAAATTCTCTTCACTTACTTCCTGGAAAAAATTATCTTTATTTAAACAAATATGAGTAGGAAAAGAATAAAATAGAGAAAAGTCAAAAGAATCTACTAGCACCCCGGTCAGTGAATTAAGTTATGTTGTGGATAAAGAATATGAGTTTCAAAATATTAGACAACTAGTTCGTGATGGTGTACTCCCTTTGCACATATTTGTCCATCCAGATCGAGCGAGTTAATTCAGTCATTCTAAGAGGTGGATGTTCTGAGTTCCTTACGGTTTTCGTGTTACACCCCCCTGTTGTTCAAGAGAGAATCCGAAGATATCCTTGGTGCcatttatattatataaacatATACAACCTAGAAACCATAGGACTCAAATAATTCAAGTTATATTCGAATGATGGTGGAATACTACAAATAAGTTTTTTTTCAAAGGTTTTGAACGCAGTAAGTTTGTTTTTTCTTACAAttaaacttttaatttttttttttcattttataaaattcaacaaactcTATATGAATATGTTGTTAAATAGGAGTTACACCGCTAGATTTCACTAGCGGAAAATAGCAATTTCGCGACCGTCAAAGCAAGTCATAGATACGAGTTAAATGACTAGCTTTGGCGGTCGGGGAAAGggtcgctgtttgagcgtctttcTCATCTATGACGTGTCTGTGCGGGTCGTTGTGTATCTTATATCAACGACTGGTACTAACGGTCAAGAAGTTATGACTGACCCCAATCTGTCGTAGATATAAATCTTAATATAAAAAATATAGATTCAGATTGGTTGTTTGGCCTGACTGAATCTGACTAAATCTCAAATcaaacccaaatcaaaaatcaaattcgATGAAACCTGTGCTCATAAATTTAAAATGCCTTTTCCATTAATAATTCAATGTATTCATTACACAATTTATAACTGAACTACACTTGGATTCAAAATCATATAGATTCATATAGATTCAAATTCTGAATTCACACCAATACAAATCCTAATAAGTTCAAGATTTCTTAAAGAGAAGAGCAACTATCCCCAATAAGTTCAAAGTGTCTTAAAGAAAATTACGAACCAGTAAAATGATAAACTGTCTGGTGTTGAACTAACCCCACACACTTGGTACACCTGCAGTAAAATGAACTAACCCAACACTTCATAATTGTGCACCTGAAGCAAAAAAAGTTACAAAAAATGGATTCAGTTGGCATTTAAGTTGCAAAGTTGCAGAACAATTAAATTATGAGTTCTAGATGTATGGAAGGGTCAAAAGACTACAAGTCCACCATGGAACAACAATCTCCAAAGAATGAAAATATCCCACAAGTCGATCTTTTCAGAAATCCTACAACTTAGGAAACCATTACCAATTTTAAGTTGAATATCACTATTatgaaactaatcaatcaagatagaCATTACTCAGTACCTTGTTTGCAACCTGTATTTGAGGCTCTCCACAATCAGATGCATAATACATT
Coding sequences within:
- the LOC113273420 gene encoding uncharacterized protein LOC113273420, with amino-acid sequence MDPKADKLVRKTAMVASVTAAYFLLTSDYGNQPNILDPIKSKILSAESTVKEFIFGPKKESQVSKVGGEVVTPAAEKQP